Proteins from one Penaeus vannamei isolate JL-2024 chromosome 8, ASM4276789v1, whole genome shotgun sequence genomic window:
- the Dlish gene encoding SH3 domain-containing protein Dlish isoform X3, with product MAFLCPVRIRRNKKKKETLVRVGLEKEAGLSPDSKMVVLHDFTPCVDDELEVKRGSVVNVLYQENDWVYVIAEHGQQEGFIPHSYCAPYGSQLGELTMNHKKKMPRDHSSIEGGGGGVDTDHNTTIGTINSGGTDNPGLVGSDNESYGGKLIGGPPNRASDSSIQSGSATPDIHPFFKSATLMRDIHPFLKDPAGRYIVLYTFIARDENDVSVERGEFVTVLNREDPDWYWVLRSDGQEGFVPSGFVYPADVIQDHLEQGGGTTGGGGGGVMGGTLHAGLGTVGGHQVGYGASQHHINPGNSDDLRFHGSELVMLYDYKAQAPDDLSVRRGDWIYADLTNQTVDGWLWAYAPKTRKYGFIPKAYARPPAMTSL from the exons AGACGCTGGTGCGAGTTGGCTTGGAGAAGGAGGCGGGACTCTCACCGGACAGTAAGATGGTCGTCCTCCATGATTTTACCCCCTGTGTTGACGATGAGctggaagtgaagagagggagc GTAGTGAATGTCCTTTATCAAGAGAATGATTGGGTATATGTTATAGCAGAGCATGGGCAGCAAGAAGGCTTTATACCTCATTCATATTGTGCTCCGTATGGCTCTCAGCTTGGGGAGCTCACAATGAATCACAAG aaaaaaatgccgCGCGACCACAGTTCTAtagaaggtggtgggggaggggtagatacAGACCATAATACAACTATAGGTACTATAAACTCAGGGGGAACAG ATAATCCAGGACTAGTCGGTTCAGATAATGAGAGTTATGGGGGAAAGCTGATTGGAGGACCACCAAACAGAGCGTCAGATTCCTCAATTCAGAGTGGGTCGGCTACTCCAGATATTCATCCTTTCTTTAAG AGTGCTACTTTGATGCGGGATATTCACCCATTCCTTAAG GACCCTGCAGGCAGATACATAGTCCTGTACACCTTCATCGCACGTGACGAAAATGATGTGAGCGTAGAGAGAGGAGAATTTGTGACAGTCCTCAATCGTGAAGATCCTGATTGGTATTGGGTCTTGAGATCAGATGGCCAGGAAGGATTTGTACCCTCAGGGTTTGTGTACCCAGCAGATGTTATACAAG ACCACCTGGAGCAGGGTGGGGGTACTACAGGTGGCGGAGGTGGCGGTGTGATGGGGGGCACATTACACGCTGGGCTTGGAACGGTAGGAGGGCACCAGGTGGGCTATGGGGCTTCGCAACATCACATTAACCCCGGGAACAGCGACGACCTCCGCTTCCACGGATCGGAGCTGGTTATGCTGTATGACTATAAG GCTCAAGCCCCAGATGATCTCTCGGTGAGACGAGGGGATTGGATATATGCTGACCTCACCAATCAGACAGTGGATGGTTGGTTATGGGCATATGCGCCGAAGACTCGCAAATACGGCTTCATACCCAAAGCATATGCACGGCCTCCAGCCATGACATCTTTATAG
- the Dlish gene encoding SH3 domain-containing protein Dlish isoform X1: protein MAFLCPVRIRRNKKKKGAGGYVSEGEEKVVRAPGLGRITGSASIETLVRVGLEKEAGLSPDSKMVVLHDFTPCVDDELEVKRGSVVNVLYQENDWVYVIAEHGQQEGFIPHSYCAPYGSQLGELTMNHKKKMPRDHSSIEGGGGGVDTDHNTTIGTINSGGTDNPGLVGSDNESYGGKLIGGPPNRASDSSIQSGSATPDIHPFFKSATLMRDIHPFLKDPAGRYIVLYTFIARDENDVSVERGEFVTVLNREDPDWYWVLRSDGQEGFVPSGFVYPADVIQDHLEQGGGTTGGGGGGVMGGTLHAGLGTVGGHQVGYGASQHHINPGNSDDLRFHGSELVMLYDYKAQAPDDLSVRRGDWIYADLTNQTVDGWLWAYAPKTRKYGFIPKAYARPPAMTSL, encoded by the exons GGGCAGGCGGGTATGTctcagagggggaggagaaggtggtgcgCGCACCAGGACTCGGTCGCATCACTGGCTCTGCTTCCATAGAGACGCTGGTGCGAGTTGGCTTGGAGAAGGAGGCGGGACTCTCACCGGACAGTAAGATGGTCGTCCTCCATGATTTTACCCCCTGTGTTGACGATGAGctggaagtgaagagagggagc GTAGTGAATGTCCTTTATCAAGAGAATGATTGGGTATATGTTATAGCAGAGCATGGGCAGCAAGAAGGCTTTATACCTCATTCATATTGTGCTCCGTATGGCTCTCAGCTTGGGGAGCTCACAATGAATCACAAG aaaaaaatgccgCGCGACCACAGTTCTAtagaaggtggtgggggaggggtagatacAGACCATAATACAACTATAGGTACTATAAACTCAGGGGGAACAG ATAATCCAGGACTAGTCGGTTCAGATAATGAGAGTTATGGGGGAAAGCTGATTGGAGGACCACCAAACAGAGCGTCAGATTCCTCAATTCAGAGTGGGTCGGCTACTCCAGATATTCATCCTTTCTTTAAG AGTGCTACTTTGATGCGGGATATTCACCCATTCCTTAAG GACCCTGCAGGCAGATACATAGTCCTGTACACCTTCATCGCACGTGACGAAAATGATGTGAGCGTAGAGAGAGGAGAATTTGTGACAGTCCTCAATCGTGAAGATCCTGATTGGTATTGGGTCTTGAGATCAGATGGCCAGGAAGGATTTGTACCCTCAGGGTTTGTGTACCCAGCAGATGTTATACAAG ACCACCTGGAGCAGGGTGGGGGTACTACAGGTGGCGGAGGTGGCGGTGTGATGGGGGGCACATTACACGCTGGGCTTGGAACGGTAGGAGGGCACCAGGTGGGCTATGGGGCTTCGCAACATCACATTAACCCCGGGAACAGCGACGACCTCCGCTTCCACGGATCGGAGCTGGTTATGCTGTATGACTATAAG GCTCAAGCCCCAGATGATCTCTCGGTGAGACGAGGGGATTGGATATATGCTGACCTCACCAATCAGACAGTGGATGGTTGGTTATGGGCATATGCGCCGAAGACTCGCAAATACGGCTTCATACCCAAAGCATATGCACGGCCTCCAGCCATGACATCTTTATAG
- the Dlish gene encoding SH3 domain-containing protein Dlish isoform X2, giving the protein MAFLCPVRIRRNKKKKGAGGYVSEGEEKVVRAPGLGRITGSASIETLVRVGLEKEAGLSPDSKMVVLHDFTPCVDDELEVKRGSVVNVLYQENDWVYVIAEHGQQEGFIPHSYCAPYGSQLGELTMNHKKKMPRDHSSIEGGGGGVDTDHNTTIGTINSGGTDNPGLVGSDNESYGGKLIGGPPNRASDSSIQSGSATPDIHPFFKDPAGRYIVLYTFIARDENDVSVERGEFVTVLNREDPDWYWVLRSDGQEGFVPSGFVYPADVIQDHLEQGGGTTGGGGGGVMGGTLHAGLGTVGGHQVGYGASQHHINPGNSDDLRFHGSELVMLYDYKAQAPDDLSVRRGDWIYADLTNQTVDGWLWAYAPKTRKYGFIPKAYARPPAMTSL; this is encoded by the exons GGGCAGGCGGGTATGTctcagagggggaggagaaggtggtgcgCGCACCAGGACTCGGTCGCATCACTGGCTCTGCTTCCATAGAGACGCTGGTGCGAGTTGGCTTGGAGAAGGAGGCGGGACTCTCACCGGACAGTAAGATGGTCGTCCTCCATGATTTTACCCCCTGTGTTGACGATGAGctggaagtgaagagagggagc GTAGTGAATGTCCTTTATCAAGAGAATGATTGGGTATATGTTATAGCAGAGCATGGGCAGCAAGAAGGCTTTATACCTCATTCATATTGTGCTCCGTATGGCTCTCAGCTTGGGGAGCTCACAATGAATCACAAG aaaaaaatgccgCGCGACCACAGTTCTAtagaaggtggtgggggaggggtagatacAGACCATAATACAACTATAGGTACTATAAACTCAGGGGGAACAG ATAATCCAGGACTAGTCGGTTCAGATAATGAGAGTTATGGGGGAAAGCTGATTGGAGGACCACCAAACAGAGCGTCAGATTCCTCAATTCAGAGTGGGTCGGCTACTCCAGATATTCATCCTTTCTTTAAG GACCCTGCAGGCAGATACATAGTCCTGTACACCTTCATCGCACGTGACGAAAATGATGTGAGCGTAGAGAGAGGAGAATTTGTGACAGTCCTCAATCGTGAAGATCCTGATTGGTATTGGGTCTTGAGATCAGATGGCCAGGAAGGATTTGTACCCTCAGGGTTTGTGTACCCAGCAGATGTTATACAAG ACCACCTGGAGCAGGGTGGGGGTACTACAGGTGGCGGAGGTGGCGGTGTGATGGGGGGCACATTACACGCTGGGCTTGGAACGGTAGGAGGGCACCAGGTGGGCTATGGGGCTTCGCAACATCACATTAACCCCGGGAACAGCGACGACCTCCGCTTCCACGGATCGGAGCTGGTTATGCTGTATGACTATAAG GCTCAAGCCCCAGATGATCTCTCGGTGAGACGAGGGGATTGGATATATGCTGACCTCACCAATCAGACAGTGGATGGTTGGTTATGGGCATATGCGCCGAAGACTCGCAAATACGGCTTCATACCCAAAGCATATGCACGGCCTCCAGCCATGACATCTTTATAG
- the Dlish gene encoding SH3 domain-containing protein Dlish isoform X4 yields the protein MAFLCPVRIRRNKKKKETLVRVGLEKEAGLSPDSKMVVLHDFTPCVDDELEVKRGSVVNVLYQENDWVYVIAEHGQQEGFIPHSYCAPYGSQLGELTMNHKKKMPRDHSSIEGGGGGVDTDHNTTIGTINSGGTDNPGLVGSDNESYGGKLIGGPPNRASDSSIQSGSATPDIHPFFKDPAGRYIVLYTFIARDENDVSVERGEFVTVLNREDPDWYWVLRSDGQEGFVPSGFVYPADVIQDHLEQGGGTTGGGGGGVMGGTLHAGLGTVGGHQVGYGASQHHINPGNSDDLRFHGSELVMLYDYKAQAPDDLSVRRGDWIYADLTNQTVDGWLWAYAPKTRKYGFIPKAYARPPAMTSL from the exons AGACGCTGGTGCGAGTTGGCTTGGAGAAGGAGGCGGGACTCTCACCGGACAGTAAGATGGTCGTCCTCCATGATTTTACCCCCTGTGTTGACGATGAGctggaagtgaagagagggagc GTAGTGAATGTCCTTTATCAAGAGAATGATTGGGTATATGTTATAGCAGAGCATGGGCAGCAAGAAGGCTTTATACCTCATTCATATTGTGCTCCGTATGGCTCTCAGCTTGGGGAGCTCACAATGAATCACAAG aaaaaaatgccgCGCGACCACAGTTCTAtagaaggtggtgggggaggggtagatacAGACCATAATACAACTATAGGTACTATAAACTCAGGGGGAACAG ATAATCCAGGACTAGTCGGTTCAGATAATGAGAGTTATGGGGGAAAGCTGATTGGAGGACCACCAAACAGAGCGTCAGATTCCTCAATTCAGAGTGGGTCGGCTACTCCAGATATTCATCCTTTCTTTAAG GACCCTGCAGGCAGATACATAGTCCTGTACACCTTCATCGCACGTGACGAAAATGATGTGAGCGTAGAGAGAGGAGAATTTGTGACAGTCCTCAATCGTGAAGATCCTGATTGGTATTGGGTCTTGAGATCAGATGGCCAGGAAGGATTTGTACCCTCAGGGTTTGTGTACCCAGCAGATGTTATACAAG ACCACCTGGAGCAGGGTGGGGGTACTACAGGTGGCGGAGGTGGCGGTGTGATGGGGGGCACATTACACGCTGGGCTTGGAACGGTAGGAGGGCACCAGGTGGGCTATGGGGCTTCGCAACATCACATTAACCCCGGGAACAGCGACGACCTCCGCTTCCACGGATCGGAGCTGGTTATGCTGTATGACTATAAG GCTCAAGCCCCAGATGATCTCTCGGTGAGACGAGGGGATTGGATATATGCTGACCTCACCAATCAGACAGTGGATGGTTGGTTATGGGCATATGCGCCGAAGACTCGCAAATACGGCTTCATACCCAAAGCATATGCACGGCCTCCAGCCATGACATCTTTATAG